A window of Oryza glaberrima chromosome 2, OglaRS2, whole genome shotgun sequence genomic DNA:
tcatttagtttttaaatcgcctattcacccctcccctctagtcgacatctcgatcctacagttTGTTCGTGTCTTAGAGTTTGTtggagataagagtcgtgtccgacaaggacctgtcatgtatctcgggtataaatataacccgatcccatgtaattaacaacgacagttcaataacacttttggcgcatcgccacccttttctattttcattgtttcaatgagttcttgcttttgggttgagctgcatcggtttcgatcttcaacaagaggtaaaacttgtcatggcggcttgcattctcgggattagtgcttacatctttatgacactctaatcttggtTATGTAAATCGTCGAGTTATCGTATATGCTATATAATTTCTATCTATATCGTTGTCTAACACTAAATCGGTTAACATCTGCGGTTAGAAGGCAACTGATGGGGTTAGACAGCaacgttgatctagattatatagtatatttaCCATCTCGTAGAGGTTTTCATCAACTTGTTTAGATCTTATATTTATCcctatgcttaatgctgcatcgatTGAGTTTGAcctattaagtaatatctatagcTATAATATCTAACTTGTTTTATGATTatcaatagagatagtatcggagtttcaaccgatcttacctgatttagctactttGCTCTTCACATGTCTACTCAATATGCTAAATTTGCCATTTATATTATTAGGCCTATTGTCTGGTATAGTCTATCTGTTTTTAATATcctaatatagagtagtatcggagtactagccaATACGTGTTAAATCTGTTTCATCAGCTatgctaaatatatatatgatcttcgtcttaaagtacttttaagcataagtgatttatactgtttCGGCTTGctgtccgatctatcccaatcatttGGCTTAAATATACTTCTAGAAGtagattatatattattaatatctacagccgatcgagtagatttaactTTATATTGTTTTATTCTTCATTGCCAATCTAATGCAAATAACATTGGCTCAATGATTAAGGATATGTCATCGGTctttagccgatcggctatcgtttatggatttaaccttgttttcttgtttttctttcttgttaattgtatgatcaaatcaactagcatgCCTTTAAACTGAAAGCAAGATTTAGgatctgcactggagttaaacagatctcctaggccagtATGTGTTTCTTGCATTAACAGCAGGCTGATGAAGGAGTCTGTCCGTGGGAACATGGTCGCCGCCATGAGCGTGCTCGTGCCGTCGAGCCACTGGAGCTTGTCTGCGTCGTCGAGCGCGCGGAGATGCACAGGAGCAAGGTGAAGCTGTCCGCCGTCTTGCACATGGGCTTCAAGCCCGACAAGTGGTCAGTTTGCCCGCCTGTCTGCCTGCCCGAGATCATCTCGTCCTCGCTAACTCTCCGCGCGCGTTTGtgtgcgcggcgacggcgcgtgcTTGCAAGGGCTAACAGTGACGGAGGTGCAGGTGCGGTAGATGCGTCGAGAGGTCGCGCAGCTGCTCGAGCCCGACCAGGACCGGTTGTCGAAGGCGAGAGCCCCGGGGGTGAAGGACCTGACGTGACGGTCGTGCGCGACGCGGAAGCGATGGCGCAGGTCGCCGGTGAGCGCGGAGAAGacagccacgccgccgtcgcgcccgcCGGGCCTCTCCcgcgcggcgacgaggagcgtGTCCTCATCGAGGTAGGCTGCTGCGTCGTTGACCGGCGCGTGGTCGAGGTGCACGGCCCGCCGCTCCTCCATCACCCGTTTCTACAAGCGCATGGCGTCGCCGTCGGACGCGGCGCGgacggccgcctcgtcgcccgcgGCGCTCCCTGCCACGGACGCCGCCAGCCGCAGCCCCCACGTTGGCCACGTCTGCCGCGCCGCCCCTGCCGCAGCCAGCTGCAGCCGAGCGCCTGGAGCACTTGCCTCCGCGTGGTGTTCCCGGTCCCCGCGGCGGCAAGGACGCGCCCCGTGAGCGGCAGGCAGAAGGCGCGCTGCGCCGCTGCCAGCTGCTACCGCCGGCGCCCCTCTCctgccgctcctctccctcgccgccgcgccgcacgccgctactctccgccgccgagctcgccatcgcgccggccgtctctctccccctctcctgctgccgccgcccctgcTCCGATGCCGGCCGCCTCACGCCAAGTCTGCCGCCGTGCCTGctcgagaggagagaagagaagagaaaaagaaaggcaaGAAAGCAGAGTTCTGGGGCCTACACCATTTTCTCTCgcttacatgtgggtcccatatatttattttttttaatttttgctgATTAGGATGCCACGTTAGTAAAATCGGGCGTGACCTCCCTTGCACggtttgagtgagtttaggggtgaacatttctggttttgtggtagagggacctcaaaaaaatctcgctgttatatcgagggacctccggtgaacttattcctttaccTGCTCTAAAACAAACATTTCACTTAATGTATAATAGACATCGGCAATCAACTTTATCTGACACCTACGTCATTTGTTTATTGGTCTATCAGCTAttgccaaatttaaattttaaacttgattttaaGTTTTAGTGTAGTTTTGTTTTAACATTAACTCTTATAAATCATacaaatgtaaatatgtaagttttactcataaatctattatattattaaaacaactttgaaaggaggcaccacgttcgctgtggggctagaaattcccacattaatcagagaaaaagaaaaagagtgtccaaatagaaatacagtttaaaaatatctgaaattcggaattaaaaataagcaatatggAAAGAAGAGTCCgtataagaacctaatacgagattaatcaaaatctagaataaaaataaaataaaatctgaaattagaaaagaaaaagagagtccaagtagaaatacaatttaaaataactgaattttggaattaaaaataaggaatattgagagaagaatccgtataagaacccaatacgagattaattaatattcgaaataaaaataaaaataaaatctgaaatcagcaaaaagaaaagaagagttcaagtagcaATACAgtttaaaattaactgaaatttggaattaaaaataagaaatattgaaagaagaatccatataagaacccaatacaagattaattaaaattcagaataaaaaatataataatatccaaaattagaaaattaaaagagagttcaaagtaggaatacaattttgaaacacctgaaatttaaaaataaaaatattaaaatattaaaagaaaaaagatttttaagaaataaattctgaaattataaaaagaaaaaagattttaattaggaatacaatttataaataactaaaattggtgataaaaaataaagactattgaaagaaaagaccatctaaaccacataacgagataaattaagtaacagacCTATAAAGAAATAGAGTGATAGCGGTTGATactacatataaaaattgttaataaaacatcaaatagaattctaatgacgattaaaaggagggacggcAGGCAGGCCGTGAAGTAAACGAGCAAGGcgattgccgggacttctagaaagtaaaaaaataaaccccatttataatcatattcgatttttaaaatctcaataacaataaaaagaagaagcagcgggtggggtgtataagagtatagttgcagagccgccgacggttagCGGGAcctctagaaaataaaaaaatgaattccgacgatagttatgttcgatttatAGAaacccaatgacaataaagagtaggtggcggatgggccgtagaggagtatactGGCAttgtttgacgggacttctaaaagttacaaaaaatgaaacctaacaagacaataaactctaaaaactacaaggtccaattaaggttcagaacttctaaaaagtaaaaaaaaaataatgataatcatgtttaattttaaaatctcaatgacaataaaaaagggAGACAACAGGCGAGCCATAAAGGAGTATAATaacaaagccgctgacggtttggtgggacttttagaaagtaaaaaatgaactcgaatgatagttatgttcgatttttaaaatcccaatgataataaagaaaaaaaacagtggacgggccgtagagaagtataatggcagcgtttgcgagacttttagaaattataaaaacgaaacccagtGAGACAATAACCTCTAAAAactaaaatccaatttttaaaggtttcaaagAGAATGAGTAAaaacagtggtagatcgagctagcaaataaagaaggataagatagaagtaaggggtagcagctagggcgacttttaaaaattatataattagaaatacggggATGATAATGTCTGGTCTTtcagctatttaataaattttaaataaaatcatactgaaaaatattgtttggttgctagccgcgcaattgcgcgggccacccagctagttatttATAATTGCTTTGCTTAATTTACGGCTTATTAGCCATAGAGCAAAACGATGTGAGGCTAAATAGCAAACGGGAAAACGGATTGAGAATTTAGGCTACATTCGATAGTGCtaaaatgaagattaagtatGGCTGcataaaacaaaaatacaatcaacacatgattaattaattaaactttaattatttttatcttgaaaatatatttatataatattttatagtaatttctatataaatttaCGTATGAAATGCACAGTTTAACAGAGTGAAAAATATGCTAGTAATAAAAAGGAGGCCTAGTAGTACCATTCTTAATTCCTCTATGGAGCTTTATTTCCTTCAACCACTCCACACTGTGAGAGTGTGAGTTAACGATCCTCATCAGTTCCTCACCAACCACCCTTCCACCCTCCGAAACGGTTCAAACTCCCCCTCACCGACTTTCCGGACCCACTCCTCAGTCCTCCACatgaccccacctgtcatccacATCACCGCAATTCATTCTGACACCTGGAAAAGCACCACCGCTTCCCGTGTGGCCGTGTCCCGTTTCCCCAACGGCTATATTCCCGCACGTACGCacactgacacgtgggccccataaaAAATCTCCCCCACCCGCTCGCTttctcccacctccttaaaccCCAACCCAAACTTCTCCTATACGCCAAATACACCTTCCAAATCCAACGCCGACCAAAGCAAGCGGCGAGGCAAATCGACGAACACAtggcggccatggccatggaccacgaccacgaccacgcctcgtcgccggcgccgcccgcgaggctccccgcgccgccgtacCACCACTccccttctgctgctgctgcggcggcggtggaggaggtcgcgacgccgccgcggaagtcgtcggcggcgggggcggcggcgcagaggtcGTCGCCCATGCCGTCGCCGCTGCAGCTGTCGGGGTGCTCGCTGCAGGAGCTCCTCCTGATGTCCCCGCCGCCCGGGTCGGCGCGCCGCAACCGGTCGCGGCATCGCGGGGCTGGGTTGGACGAGAGCCtggagatggtggcggcgccggcggcggggacgccgccgaggcggaggcggcgcgtgGCCGCGGAGCAGTGCGCGGCGCCCGCGGTGGCGTCGCCGAGGAACGGGCggagggcgaggcggaggcTGGAGAAGGAGATCGaggtggaggacgacgccgcgCGGAGGGCACGCAGGAGGAAGTCcacccgggcggcggcgaccaagGCCGCGCCTGCGGCCGCGGACAAGGTGgcaacggcggccgcggcggataAGGAGGACACGAGCATGGCCTTGGTGCTGGCTAGCACCGATGCTATACGAGGTCAGGGAAACCATCTCTTGTTGGTTCTGATTATTTTGGGGCTAATTTTTTGCTTCGAGAAAAACACTGCTCCAGATTCTCTCTTTTGCTCTTTCTCTCGTTGTGTTTGGGGAATTGCCTCCTCGAGTTCGCTCAAATCGGATCTTCGATTTGTGGCGCAGGTGCTGATGCTCTCGAACAGTCTGGGTGGGAAGATCTCTGGGAAAGGATCGTCGACTTGGTGATGTGGAAGAATGTGGCAAAATCGGCACTCTGGTTTGGGTTGGGATCCATGTTCTTCTTCTCCTGCTCCTTTTCAAGGGAGATCACCTTCAGGTTTGCGCAATCTGATCCCCTTTTACCTGAATTTCCTGCTTTGCAGTTCATTTCGTTCTTTTGATCATGTACTGTTACTGAATTTCGGGTTTCGGGTGATGATCTGCAGCCCAATCTCGGCACTTTGTCACATGGGTGTGATGGTCTTGGGCTTAGCCTTCTTCAAAGATTCCATTCCTCAGAGGTATGAATATGACAGTATGAGCCAGTGGCAATCTGTTTGTTAGCCCATTTCAATCAAGACAATCAATCTGAGTTCTCATCTGCAGCAGGCAGCAGGTAGAGAGGGGAAGGAGCTTCAGATTGACTGAAGATGATGTGCTTCGTGCTGCACGAGCCGTGCTGCCAGTTGCAAACTCCATGATATCAACTGCACAAGTGATCTTCTCTGGTGAACCATCGATGACTCTCAAAGTAAGCATGTACCGAATTTGATGACATTCTTGGCACAAAAACGGTTCCCCTGAGTAATACAGAAGTCTATTGTTGCCGAATCTTAGGTATTACCTGCTCTTCTGTTTGGTGCTAAATACGGTAGTCTGGTTACAGTATGGAGAATTCTGGCCACAGGTACGATTACATACGCAAAGAAGAATATCAATGTTTTGCATGACTACTCTGCTGAAGCATGTTCTGGTTAATTGAACTTTGCAGCGTTTTTCGCCAGCTTTACACTCCCAAAGCTTTATAGCTGCTATTCAAGTCAAATTCATAAGAGAGGTATTGTTTACTTAGGTATTTTCATGCTGTATGTTAATTTGTTCAAGGTACCGGACTAAATATCCTCCCTTCTCTTTTTAGTTGAGAATTTGACAGATCGGGCTCTAGAAGCATGGAAGTCTTGCCCCCGCAAGAAACTCGTTGCGGGCACAGCAGTGACAATGTGCTGGAACTTGTTCAGTGTGAAGACGCGCATTATTGCAGGTATTTATGCTGATATGGTTCATACAGTTGGGATAACTTTATAACCATATTATACTTTTCATGGAAATGTTACTTAACCATTAGTAGTTGTTGGTAAAAGTATTTCCATACAGTATTTGATTGCATCATGGGGAATAGTACAAAAGTTCATTTAATATGTAAAGGAGACAATTTTTAATGACCTAACTAGGAATCTAGTGAGTGAAAAAAATGTGGTTTGCATATTAAAAGATATTGTGGAACTGAGATTAATGGTTCACCAAGCAATATGACGCCTGAAGTGTTGGTCTATGAAACGCTATAGATAATACAGATTTTTGAAAAGTTGCACTTCACCTACATATTAACAATGTTGGCTGTCTAAGACTGGCTGTCAACATGTGTACTGTtacaataaattataattaagcTATACAATAAGAGAGTGGCAAAGGAGAAACGTTGTGTTGGAAGCCTAAACCGTGTGAACCCAAGAACCCAAGAAGGCAAGAACCATTGATATCTAGAAATAGGTGAGAAAATTGGCATAATACCATTGTCAAAAAAGGGTTTCGCCCAAATACCACTATGCAGTTGGGATTCGCTGAAATACCATTCTCAATTGAGGAGCTTCGCCGAAACACCATTTTCTTCCAATTCTCTCTTTCCTCTTATCTTTGctgaccaaaatgcccctagTTGAATTAATTCAAG
This region includes:
- the LOC127762269 gene encoding reticulon-like protein B17 isoform X1, giving the protein MAAMAMDHDHDHASSPAPPARLPAPPYHHSPSAAAAAAVEEVATPPRKSSAAGAAAQRSSPMPSPLQLSGCSLQELLLMSPPPGSARRNRSRHRGAGLDESLEMVAAPAAGTPPRRRRRVAAEQCAAPAVASPRNGRRARRRLEKEIEVEDDAARRARRRKSTRAAATKAAPAAADKVATAAAADKEDTSMALVLASTDAIRGADALEQSGWEDLWERIVDLVMWKNVAKSALWFGLGSMFFFSCSFSREITFSPISALCHMGVMVLGLAFFKDSIPQSRQQVERGRSFRLTEDDVLRAARAVLPVANSMISTAQVIFSGEPSMTLKVLPALLFGAKYGSLVTVWRILATAFFASFTLPKLYSCYSSQIHKRVENLTDRALEAWKSCPRKKLVAGTAVTMCWNLFSVKTRIIAAFISVVILRYNQKYRKAVVDTGVESCQDEQEQKMEIED
- the LOC127762269 gene encoding reticulon-like protein B17 isoform X2, which encodes MAAMAMDHDHDHASSPAPPARLPAPPYHHSPSAAAAAAVEEVATPPRKSSAAGAAAQRSSPMPSPLQLSGCSLQELLLMSPPPGSARRNRSRHRGAGLDESLEMVAAPAAGTPPRRRRRVAAEQCAAPAVASPRNGRRARRRLEKEIEVEDDAARRARRRKSTRAAATKAAPAAADKVATAAAADKEDTSMALVLASTDAIRGADALEQSGWEDLWERIVDLVMWKNVAKSALWFGLGSMFFFSCSFSREITFSPISALCHMGVMVLGLAFFKDSIPQRQQVERGRSFRLTEDDVLRAARAVLPVANSMISTAQVIFSGEPSMTLKVLPALLFGAKYGSLVTVWRILATAFFASFTLPKLYSCYSSQIHKRVENLTDRALEAWKSCPRKKLVAGTAVTMCWNLFSVKTRIIAAFISVVILRYNQKYRKAVVDTGVESCQDEQEQKMEIED